From Triticum aestivum cultivar Chinese Spring chromosome 7B, IWGSC CS RefSeq v2.1, whole genome shotgun sequence:
ctcaaacaaccctgcaaccaaataacaaagagtctcttgtgtccccaacacactcaatacaatggcaaattgtataggtgcactagttcggcgaagagatggtgatacaagtgcaatatggatggtagatataggtttttgtaatctgaaattataaaaacagaaaggtaactaatgataaaagtgagcgtaaatggtattgcaatggtaggaaacaaggcctagggttcatactttcactagtgcaagttctctcaacaataataacttaactGGATCAcataagtatccctcaacatgcaacaaagagtcactccaaagtcactaatagcggagaacaaacgaagagattatggtagggtacgaaaccacctcaatgttatcctttccgctcgatctattcaagagtccgtagtaaaataacacgaagttattctttctgttcaatctatcatagagttcgtactagaataacaccttaagacacacatcaaccaaaaccctaatgtcacctagatactccattgtcacctcaagtatccgtgggcatgattatacgatatgcatcacacaatctcagattcatctattcaaccaacacaaagtacttcaaatagtgccccaaagtttctaccggagagtcaagacgaaaacatgtgcgaacccctatgcataagttcattgaacccgcaagttgatcaccaaaacatacatcaagtagatcacgtgaatatcccattgtcaccacagataagcacagcaagacatacatcaagtgttctcaaatccttaaagacttaatccgacaagataacttcaaagggaaaactcaatccattacaagagagtagagggggagaaacatcataagatccaactataatagcaaagctcgtgatacatcaagattgtaccaaatcaagaacatgagagagagagagagatcaaacacatagctactggtacataccctcagccccgagggtaaactactccctcctcatcatggagagcgccgggatgatgacgatggccatcggtgagggatcccccctccggcagggtgccggaacgggtcccgattggtttttgatggctacagaggcttgcagcagcggaactcccgatctattgtgctcctggatgtttttagggtatatggagatatataggcaaaagaagtcggtcaggggagccacgaggggcccacgagggtgggggcgcacccagcgGGGTAGGGTGCGCCtgcctgcctcgtggcttcctcatagcttcccttacatacactctaagtctcttggattgcttccgttccaaaaataactatcccgaaggtttcattccgtttggactccatttgatattccttttcttcgaaacactgaaataggcaagaaaaaagcaatttgggctgggcctccggttaataggttagtcccaaaaataatataaaagtgcttagtaaagcccataaacatccaaaacaaataatataaaagcatgaatgcttcataaattatagatacgttggagacgtatcagtatgcaatgctgtgtaccagacgtgatgtgtgccttgctattagtttagcagggaggtaccaaagtaatccaggagtggatcactggatagcggtcaagaacatcctgaaatacctgaaaaggactaaggatgtgtttctcatttatggaggtgacaaagaactcgtcgtaaacggttacgctgatgcaagctttaacactgatctggatgactctaagtcacaaaccggatacgtatttatattgaatggtggagctgttagttcgtgcagttccaagcagagtgttgtggcgggatctacgtgtgaagcggaatacatacctgcttcggaagcagcaaatgaagggctctggatgaaggagttcatatccgatctaggtgtcatacctagtgcatcgggtccaatgaaaatcttttgtgacaatactggtgcaattttcttggcaaaggaatccagatttcacaagagaaccaggcacatcaaaagacgcttctattccatccgcgatcaactcaatgagggagacatagagatttgcaagatacatacggatctaaatgttgcagacccattgactaagcctctctcacgagcaaaacatgatcaacaccaagactcaatgggtgttagaacattactatgtaatctagattattgactctagtgcaagtgggagactaaaggaaatatgccctagaggcaataataaagttgttatttatatttccttatatcatgataatgtttattattcatgctagaattgtattaaccggaaacttagtaatgtgtggatacataaacaaacagtgtgtccctagtatgcctctacttgactagctcgttaatcaaagatggttaagtttcctagccatagacatgtgttgtcatttgttgaacgggatcatatcattagagaatgatgtgatggacaagacccctccgttagattagcataatgatcgtttagtttttctgctattgctttcttcatgacttatacatgttcctcagactatgagattatgcaacttccgaatactggaggaacaccttgtgtgctatcaaatgtcacaacgtaactgtgtgattatatagatgttctacaggtgtctccaatggtgtttgttgagttggcatagatcgagattaggatttgtcactccgtgtatcgaagaggtatctctaggccctctcggtaatgcacatcactttgagccttgcaagcagtgtgactaatgagttagtcaccagattatgcattacgaaatgagtaaagagacttgccggtaacgagattgaactaggtatgatgataccaacgatcgaatctcgggcaagtaacataccgatgacaaagggaacaacgtatgttgttatgtggtttgaccaataaagatcttcgtagaatatgtaggagccaatatgagcatccaggttccgctattggttattgaccggagatatgtctcggtcatgtctacatagctctcgaacccgtagggtccgcacgcttaacgttcgatgatgatttgtattatgagttatgtgatttgatgaccaaagtttgttcggagtcccggatgagatcacggacatgatgaggagtctcgaaatggttgagacataaagatttatatattgcaCGATGTTATTcgaacaccggatgagttccgagaggtaccagATAACtatcggagtgtcggagggttatcggaaccccccgggtgaactaatgggccttcatgggccttagtggagagagaggaagggccacaaggggGTGGCCATGCCCcctgggtctgaattggactaggggaagggggcggcgcccccctttccttcccttccccctctcccttccttcttccccctcttccttaggtggaatcctactaggacttggagtcctagtaggactcccctctcctggcgcgccctagagggccgtccggcctccccctcccctcctttatatacgggggcagggggcaccctagaacacacaagtttctcttaatcgtgtgcggtgcccccctccacagtaacacaccttggtcatatcgtcatagtgcttaggcgaagccctgcaccagtaacttcatcatcaccgtcgccacaccgtcgtgctgacggaactctccctcagcctcaactggatcaagagttcgagggatgtcatctagctgaacgtgtgctgatcgcggaggtgtcgtacgttcggcgcttggatcggttggatccgaagacgttcgactacatcaaccgcattactaaacgcttccgatttcggtctatgtgggtacgtagacacactctccccgctcgttgctatgcatctgctagatagatcttgcgtgatcgtaggattttttttgaaatactgcgttccccaacaacatcgTCTACGAGCTTGCTCACCAGACAATCTGGTGGCTCGTCAGTCCAACTAGAAGAAAGTTTATTATAATAACTAAAATTAACTAGCACATGCGCCGCTTGATTTGCTGATCGAAAACAATGCTTAAAGTTGGCCTTCCCAATCAAGGTAGAGATGTCCACACATTCCACGGATATCGATGTCGCCGCGTCCCACCAAGTACTCTGACCGGAGCAGCAGTTGATCACCGTTAGAGAGTCGGATTCCGCTTCAACTCGCTGGAACCCTAGGCTATTTGCCAAGTTCAGTCCGTCTCTCATCGCCATTGCCTCTGATGTCATTGCGTCCTAGTTGGTGTCTTAAGCACCCGATATAGAGTAGAGTGCAAACGAGTGCACACCCCCTCCGTTCCTACAATTCTTAATGGGCCAGCCCATCGACGCGCTCGAACGCACGAGAGGAAACACACCAAGTGGAGCAGGTATAATTATAGTAAACATCACAATTATACAAGTAGTGGACAGTAAAAAATATACTTACATAAATATGTCTGTACTTTTTCAGCACAATATACAATGGTCAAAATATAAATTTTTCTGATAACCATGAACATTTTGACCTTATTCATTATGTATTCGATATACTTCAGTTTAGTTGAATTTCTTTATGAAGCCGATTATGAGCGCACTAATTTCCTCTGGCTTTTCTTCATTTATGAAATGCCCCACATCTTTCATTATCACCACGTCATCTAGTAATGGAACAAACTTCTTGAGACCACCTTTGTTAATGAAAACTTTTGCCCCTGCAATATTGTATGTTAGATCTAAGTTGCCAACTGTGAACTTCGTTGGCACCATTATCTCAGCTCCCGTCCATGGCGAAGTTAACTCCCATGTCCTAAACATAGAacagatattgttgttagacaagaATATTGTGTGGTGCGGTCCAGTTACCCTAGAAGAACTTTTCTTCCATCATTTCTTTGAGAGATATATGGTAATTACATTTCTACTACTGGATTGTGGATGATGTACCACATTGGTTTATAAGACAACTTCGCGTGGTATGATTGCGGACAAAATGTAAAAGTATACTCCCTCAGTCCGGAAATACTAGTCGGAGAAATGGATacattttcggatggagggagtaaaaGTTTTTGGCAAGTAAATGGTTAAATCAATATGGAATTATTCTggacaaatttgaaaaaaaatatacaAAAGTTTTGGACAGGTAAATGACACAATCAATATATTATGAGTAATAATATATTACAGGTTTTGCAGCATCTTAGCAATGTGAACTTGCTCTTGAGACATACTTTACATATTCATGGTAAATATTTCTTGGAGCTCCATTTAATTTGGGGAAATCATTTGTCACTCATTGAGTTAATTCTAAATGGAGTAATCAGTGTTTCCAAAAATCTGAAGTTATATATTATATATTTTATAATAATATTGGTCATATCTACAATATAGTTTAGAATTTGGACCCTATATAGAGCATTCCAAAAATTGTAGATATATTTGCTTTGAATCAAATCTAGTCTCTTTTTCTCTAGAAAATTCCTATAACTTTCTAGAAAACATTTTGTAGCTTTGGATCAAATTTCAAGTTTAGGTCTTCATAATTAGGTTAAAAAAGCACAAGAAGAAAATAGTCCAAAGTAAGTATAACTTAATTACTTATTCAGGGCACGATAGTAGTTGAATCCCCCGGTGAAACCAGACTTGTCAAACTGGGTCGTGTAGTACTTGAGGTCCTCCTCTGTGATCCAGCTCGGCAAGGGCACCTCATCATCTGGTGAGCCCCACCCGCTCTTCTGGATGAACAGTGGGCCAGGAGTTCGATCAGCGAAAAACTTTCTTAGCACCAACTCTGTACCAAGGCGTTTGAATTCTGCTTCAATTGCCCCAGGCTCCTACAATTAAATTAGCACCAGATCGGTCATGTTGATTTCGCGTGCAACTCCGGAGACAATATATGGATTGAAAAGGCAATGGTTTCATCACTCATGAAATCTCTGTAAAATAAAGTGGCATTTAACTGTTCTTAGGTTGTAGAGCGCTCTATCTGTTATACACTCACTTTGTTAACCAACTTTCAAAACAAGTATGGCTTCAGGCTCGCAGCAAGACTTTCGCCTTGCATGGTAGCATCTACGTACCTGGAAGCTGCAGATGTAAAAGTCGTCGCCGTAGAGAGCCCTGACAGCATCGACGGGCTTCACCGCCGGGCTCCGAGGGATGAAGGGGACGCTCAAGGCCACCAGCGCCTTCACCCTGTCAGGCCGGAACAGGCACAGGCTCCAGGCTATTATGGCGCCCCAGTCGTGCCCCACCACGAAGACCCGCTCCTGGCCGAGGGAGTCGATGAGCGCGACAAGGTCGCCGACGATATGCAGCGCggtgtactggtccgggccggcGGAGGGCGCCTCGGAGTCGCCGTAGCCGGGCATGTCGGGGGCGACGGCGCGGTAGCCCGCCGCGGCCAGCGCGGGCATCTGGTGTCGCCAGGTGTACCACAGCTCCGGGAACCCGTGCAGCAGCAGCACCACGGGCGCGCCCGCCGGGCCGGCCTCCGCGACGTGCAGGCGCACCCCGTTGACCTCGACGCTGCGGTGCGTGATGACGCCGTCGGAAGCCATGTCTTGGTTAGTTCGCGGTGACGAACTGACGATGGGAGTAAGCAGGAGCAGCAGCTGGCTTAGAGCTCGTTGAGGTTGATGGTGGATGTGGCTGGACTGGACGGGCCGGAACGCACTATATATAAGGAGTGTGGGTGGATCGCAGGGGTTGCGTGTTCTGCAGGCGCATGCATGGTTGCGGGTGCAAGAGTATTGCACGACATCTCCATGTCGCCTCGTTCTTTCCGCCCCCTGCTTAAGGCCTTGATACGCTGTTTATCAGAGCTGGTTTCGTGTAATCTCTTCGAACCGTGTAACAAACTAAAATCACGTTTGGGTGGCCCAACAGAAATGTGGATAAGCAGAATTGGGTTTCCACAAAGCCAGAAAAATGCATCTTGTGAAAAACCACCAATACTCGTTTATGTACAAACACGTTTACAGAACGGGATGataataactgccacacgtgtgggcattaatGGATCTACCCACACGTTTTATGTGGTGTTTAAAAGGACCAGCCCACAcgtctacgtgtgggcaaaacaactagcgctCACACTCTTTTTTTTCCTTGCGGTCCCTTTtacacgcctacgtgtgggcaaaacatgTTCCCCGCCTGTAAGTAGGTCACCGGGAACCTTTGATGGCATGGCGAGCTCGGGCTGGGTCGAGCAACTATAGGAACAGAGAAAGAACGACAAGCAGGATTGCCAGTTTGGGGGAAGAAGCGGAATCGCGTGAGCTTACGGAAGAAACAGGAGAAAAGTACTAACGTACTAATCCAAACACGTTTTTATCACATCTTGTGTCAACGATTTTCTCACCCAAACGAGTTATTCCACACACCCATTGTAACATAAATTCTCCCCTAAACTGGTTTTCCTAAAAACACTCTTAAAGACTGTTTTCCAAATTCTAGGTTTTATTTTTGATATCCAAACAACCATTAAGGGCATTTCTAACTGATCCCTTATAATCGGTTAAAATTTTACTTCTCTAACCATCACCCAGCCGATCCCCAATTCGCTGTAAGAGAGTAATTTTTTTACTCCAGCCTCAACTTTCTCCCTAAATATACTCCACTGAGACAGGTTGGAATAAAATTTCCTTCGCACACTCGCCTCCCCCTGCTTGGCCTGCATGACCCCATGCACACCGCCGCCGGTGCCGTGACCCCATGCGCGAGCCCCACCGTCGTTGCCGCCTCCTTACCTGCTTTGCTCAGTCTCGCCATGGTTGTCGCCTCCTCACCTGCTATGATCGGTCGTGCCATGGCCAGGTCTCCCTCCTCATCTGCTCTGCTTGAGCACGTGATGGCCGATCTGGGCGCAGGGGACGATGTGGAGGCAACAGGCAGCTGGTGGTGGAGGCAGGGCCACGACGAGGTTCACACTGCTGGTGGGGGCATGAGCTCCTCGAGGCCATGAGGGCTTCGCCGGCAGCCCTGGTTCTCTGCTCGCCCCTGGCCACGCCCGCCACCAAccgcgcagggtttcgcctaagcactacgacaatatgacaggaggagtaaacggtggagggggccaccgcacacggctaagaacaattgatgtgcctagaggtgccccacccccgcccccatatataaaggagggagaggggaggaggccggccctagggcgcgcgccatggggggagtcctactaggactcctagtcctagtcgccccccttccttctaacggagggggaagggggaaggagagggagagggagaaggaaaggggggccgcgccccctccccttgtccaattcggactccccatggggggagGGGCCACCACCTTGCGGGGCCGccttgcctctcccctatggcccatgaggcccattacttcccccggggggttccggtaacccctcggtactccgataaattccccaaacactccggaacaattccggtgtccgaataccacctttcaatatatcaatctttacgtttcgaccattctgagactcctcgtcatgttcgtgatctcatccgggactccgaacaaccttcggtcaccaaaacacattactcatataatacatagcgtcatcgaatgttaagcgtgcggaccctacgggttcgagaactatgtagacatgaccgagacacctctctggtcaataaccaacagcagaacctggatactcatattggtccccacatattctacgaagatctttatcggtcgaaccacaatgtcaacatacgttattccctttgtcattgatatgttacttgcccgagattcgattgtcagtatcttcatacctagttcaatctcgttaccggctagtctctttactggtcctgtaatgcatcatcccacgactaactcattagtcacattgcttgcaaggtttcatatgatgtgcattaccgagagggcccagagatacctctccgatactcagagtgacaaatcataatcttgatctatgccaacccaacaaacaccttcggagatacctgtagagcatctttataatcacccaattacgttgtgatgtttgatagcacataaggcattcctccggtgtccgggagttgcataatctcatagtcggaggaataagtatttaacatgaagaaagcagtagcaataaattgaacgatcattatgctaagctaacggatgggtcttgtccatcacatcattccactaatgatgtgatcccgttcatcaaatgacaactcatgtccatagctaggaaacttaaccatctttgatcaacaagctagtctagtagaggcatgctagggacACAGTCTtttgtcgatgtattcacacatgtatcaagtttctggttaagacaattctagcatgaataataaacatttatcatgaatatggaaatataaaataacaactttattattgcctctagggcatatttcttcagtctcccacttgcactagagtcaataatctagattacattgtaatgaatctaacacccatggagtcatggtgctgatcatgttttgctcgtggaagaggcttagtcaactggtctgccacattcagattcgtatttATTTTGCAAacctctatgtctccatccttgaccaaatctcggatggagttgaagcgtctcttgatgtgtttggtctttttgtgaaatctggattccttcgccaaggcaattgctccagtattgtcacaaaagatttttattggacccgatgcactaggtattacacctagatcggatatgaactccttcatctagactccttcatttgctacttctgaaatagctatgtactccgcttcacatgtagatcccgccatgacgctctgcttgttattgcatcaactgacagctccacaATTCAAtaaaatacgtatccggattgtgacttagagtcatccgggtcagtgtcaaagctagcatcgacataatcACTTACGACAAGCTctccgtcacctccataaacgagaaacatatccctagtccttttcaggtacttcaggatgttcttgactgttgtccagtgatccactatcacgcccaatatgcgaccctatcctaaaggaactcgaaggtcccaccaaggatagaagcgcatattggagatgcttttgcaaggtggatatcattacatcgtaccattacataatagttggggatacatacaagaggcatacaaagccacacgaatacaacaatacatcatacataagatcaacatccgactacagatgaaacacaaacagaagctcaaacgacatccaccctactagcccaggctgccgaccaggaacctatcccatgaacgacgaagcagaagaagaactcaaaacaagcaagcatcgctctcgcgtcatgatcatcgcataacatgtacctacaactgttgttgtagtaatctgtgagccacgaggactcagcaatcccatcaccatgggtatcaagactagcaaagcttaatgggtatggaaagggtaaagtggtgaggttgcagtagcgactaagcatatatggtggctaacatacgcaaatcagagcgagaagagaagcaacagaacggtcgtgaagctagcaatgatcaagaagtgatcctgaactcctacttaagtcaaacataacccaaaactgtgttcacttcctggactccgccgaaaagagaccatcacggctacacacacggttcatgcgttttaattcgaatctggtgtcaagttctctactaccagatattaacaaattcccatctgccacataaccgtgggcacggctctcgaaagtttatacccta
This genomic window contains:
- the LOC123156466 gene encoding epoxide hydrolase A; translated protein: MASDGVITHRSVEVNGVRLHVAEAGPAGAPVVLLLHGFPELWYTWRHQMPALAAAGYRAVAPDMPGYGDSEAPSAGPDQYTALHIVGDLVALIDSLGQERVFVVGHDWGAIIAWSLCLFRPDRVKALVALSVPFIPRSPAVKPVDAVRALYGDDFYICSFQEPGAIEAEFKRLGTELVLRKFFADRTPGPLFIQKSGWGSPDDEVPLPSWITEEDLKYYTTQFDKSGFTGGFNYYRALNKTWELTSPWTGAEIMVPTKFTVGNLDLTYNIAGAKVFINKGGLKKFVPLLDDVVIMKDVGHFINEEKPEEISALIIGFIKKFN